In a genomic window of Dyadobacter fermentans DSM 18053:
- a CDS encoding YceI family protein produces MRTRLLPALWLTLAMAGGVSAQTSKIVSGSTKFSVKFILGTCNGTFDAPRGEAVFNEKNPENASFDLKIAASTFKTNNNSRDKDMKSDKYFWVEKYPDIRFKSSKVEKKGDKYQATGTLTMRDVAKNVTLPFAAARNADGTYSLTSTFEVNRLDYRIGEKDWKLKDIVTVMLQATIR; encoded by the coding sequence ATGCGCACCCGGCTCCTCCCCGCATTATGGCTCACGCTCGCAATGGCTGGCGGTGTGTCCGCACAAACCTCTAAAATCGTTTCAGGCTCTACGAAATTCAGCGTCAAATTCATTCTGGGCACTTGCAACGGCACATTCGATGCACCGCGCGGTGAGGCGGTTTTTAATGAAAAGAACCCGGAAAATGCGTCGTTTGACCTGAAAATCGCTGCCAGCACATTCAAAACGAACAACAATTCGCGGGATAAGGATATGAAAAGTGACAAATACTTCTGGGTCGAGAAGTATCCCGATATCCGTTTCAAATCTTCCAAAGTCGAGAAAAAGGGCGACAAATACCAGGCAACAGGCACATTGACCATGCGCGACGTGGCGAAAAACGTGACGCTTCCCTTCGCCGCCGCCAGGAATGCCGACGGCACCTATTCACTCACCAGCACCTTCGAAGTCAACCGGCTGGACTACCGGATCGGCGAGAAGGACTGGAAACTAAAAGACATCGTTACCGTAATGCTGCAAGCGACCATCCGGTAG
- a CDS encoding VOC family protein translates to MSTTKIPNGHQTIMPYLMLDGAPKFRDFTTTVFGGTIGATQYQEDHPEQIRHSEVRIGDSTIMFCDSRPEWPAQPANLFVYVDNADDTYQKALDAGGTSVMPPADQDYGRSCGVADPCGNTWWITSVL, encoded by the coding sequence ATGAGCACAACAAAAATCCCAAACGGCCATCAGACCATCATGCCTTACCTGATGCTGGACGGTGCGCCGAAATTCAGAGACTTCACCACCACCGTTTTCGGTGGCACGATCGGCGCCACGCAATACCAGGAGGATCATCCGGAGCAAATCCGACATTCGGAGGTGCGGATCGGCGACAGCACCATCATGTTTTGCGACAGTCGCCCCGAATGGCCCGCACAGCCTGCCAACCTGTTTGTGTATGTCGATAATGCCGACGATACCTACCAAAAAGCACTCGACGCCGGCGGAACGAGCGTGATGCCGCCCGCCGACCAGGACTATGGCCGCAGCTGCGGAGTGGCCGATCCTTGCGGAAATACCTGGTGGATTACGTCCGTCCTTTGA
- a CDS encoding helix-turn-helix transcriptional regulator, with amino-acid sequence MKYFTIPPSADLARYVRFFWVLEHDLADSEPYFHRTMADGCAEMVFHFKGVFDEILRSNETERSFRSGIHGQSRSFRRFVIGQDFGIMGVYLYPYAIPALFGISAAELSNQMPDLTTFLGREGAELEERVMLAGDHARRVGIISDFLRKCIRSRDVHEPAVFSVIGSVIRSNGLARIPDLAAQSFLSTRQFERKFLAFSGFSPKLFSRIIRFHSALNEYGNKEKSLTEIAYECGYYDQSHFIHDFKAFSGEHPKTYFSGEAEGMGYRDV; translated from the coding sequence ATGAAATACTTTACGATCCCGCCTTCTGCCGATCTGGCCCGGTACGTCCGCTTTTTCTGGGTGCTCGAACACGACCTTGCCGACAGCGAACCCTACTTCCACCGGACCATGGCCGACGGCTGCGCAGAAATGGTATTTCATTTCAAAGGGGTGTTCGACGAAATCCTCCGAAGTAACGAAACCGAGCGCTCATTCCGTTCCGGCATTCACGGGCAGTCGCGATCCTTCCGCCGGTTTGTGATCGGGCAGGACTTCGGAATAATGGGCGTTTATTTGTACCCCTACGCCATACCGGCGCTGTTCGGCATTTCGGCGGCGGAACTCAGCAACCAAATGCCCGACCTCACGACTTTCCTCGGCCGGGAAGGCGCCGAGCTCGAAGAACGCGTCATGCTGGCCGGCGACCACGCCCGGCGCGTCGGAATCATTTCGGATTTTCTGAGGAAATGTATCCGCAGTCGCGACGTGCACGAACCGGCCGTGTTCTCAGTGATCGGCAGTGTGATCCGCTCCAACGGCCTTGCGCGGATTCCTGATCTTGCGGCACAAAGTTTTCTCTCTACTCGTCAGTTCGAACGGAAGTTTCTGGCGTTTTCGGGATTTAGTCCCAAACTGTTCAGCCGGATCATCCGCTTCCACTCGGCGCTGAACGAATACGGCAACAAGGAAAAATCGCTGACCGAAATTGCCTACGAATGCGGCTATTACGACCAGTCGCATTTCATTCATGATTTCAAGGCATTCTCGGGCGAGCATCCCAAAACCTACTTTTCCGGCGAAGCGGAAGGCATGGGTTATCGGGATGTATGA